One genomic window of Sodaliphilus pleomorphus includes the following:
- a CDS encoding helix-turn-helix domain-containing protein, protein MTIQEKLGNALRRLRNRQGLSQEAVALAAHIDRRYMSDVENGKRNVSLDILERLAHFFQIPVRDLMAEAERCTLLDNELLKSWLSDNDHGDAVVLEGDEFATAVVGVSNDGRVVYDYDQMMNCLVDTQHMSEDEALEWLENNTLRAIDYMGPKAPIVVHNLKF, encoded by the coding sequence ATGACAATCCAAGAGAAACTGGGCAATGCCCTGCGACGGTTGCGCAACAGGCAGGGGCTCTCTCAAGAGGCTGTAGCCCTTGCAGCCCACATCGACCGTCGTTACATGAGCGATGTAGAGAATGGCAAGCGTAATGTGTCGCTCGACATCCTCGAGCGTCTGGCCCATTTTTTCCAAATCCCCGTGCGTGATCTCATGGCCGAAGCCGAACGTTGTACATTGCTTGATAATGAGCTGTTGAAATCGTGGCTTTCCGACAATGACCATGGCGATGCCGTTGTTTTAGAGGGCGACGAGTTTGCAACTGCTGTTGTGGGGGTGAGCAACGATGGGCGTGTGGTCTATGACTACGACCAAATGATGAATTGCCTTGTCGACACGCAGCACATGAGCGAAGATGAAGCTCTTGAGTGGCTCGAGAACAATACACTGCGTGCCATCGACTATATGGGCCCAAAAGCTCCGATTGTTGTCCACAACCTAAAGTTTTGA
- a CDS encoding tyrosine-type recombinase/integrase, which translates to MDDFRSFLISEHEYWSRDEKTNRLKCSNRRYNKAYTQVNDECLKLGLKLEKRCPEPRSKNTLNNILVRLKTFWIWCIKHGYTERNPFNKFTIESAEYGTPYYITIDERHQLEEAELDGMVAVQRDIFVFQCCVGCRVGDLYKLTYANIVDGILTYTPRKTKDNNPVLAEVPLNATAKALLEKYYDPNRDALFPFISQQRYNDNIKKTFKQAGLNHRVAVLNPLTRQHEIKPLYEVASSHMARRAFVGGPYHKVQDPSAIGSMTGHAEGSKAFARYRKVEMELKSR; encoded by the coding sequence TTGGATGACTTTAGAAGTTTTCTTATTTCCGAACATGAATACTGGAGCCGTGACGAGAAGACAAATCGCCTAAAATGCAGCAACCGAAGATATAACAAAGCGTACACTCAGGTTAATGACGAATGCCTTAAGCTTGGCTTGAAGTTGGAGAAACGCTGCCCCGAACCACGTAGTAAGAACACACTAAACAATATCCTTGTTCGTCTAAAGACATTTTGGATTTGGTGTATAAAACATGGGTATACAGAGCGTAATCCGTTTAATAAGTTTACTATAGAGAGTGCAGAATACGGCACTCCATACTATATTACCATTGACGAACGACACCAATTAGAAGAAGCGGAACTTGATGGGATGGTTGCCGTGCAGCGTGATATATTCGTTTTCCAATGCTGTGTTGGATGCCGCGTAGGCGATTTATACAAACTGACCTACGCCAATATCGTTGATGGCATTCTCACCTACACTCCTCGCAAGACCAAAGACAACAATCCGGTACTTGCTGAAGTGCCATTGAATGCGACAGCAAAGGCTTTACTTGAAAAATACTATGACCCCAATCGCGATGCGTTATTCCCATTCATTTCGCAGCAGCGTTATAATGATAACATAAAGAAAACCTTCAAGCAAGCAGGGTTAAACCATAGAGTCGCTGTGCTTAATCCCCTGACACGGCAGCACGAGATTAAGCCGCTCTACGAGGTTGCAAGCAGTCACATGGCTCGACGAGCATTCGTCGGCGGACCCTATCACAAAGTTCAGGACCCCAGCGCCATCGGTTCGATGACCGGTCATGCCGAGGGCAGCAAGGCTTTCGCTCGCTACCGCAAAGTGGAAATGGAACTAAAAAGTCGCTAA
- a CDS encoding DUF6088 family protein, with translation MTTAKKIEQIVSEFPEDFVFTYRDLGLTAEDSANVIKKLNRLAESGAISKLSKGRFFKPKKSMFGALNPPVEEVVKDLLVKNGKIIGYLTNYSVYNQLGLTSQIPNTIVIGSNTKRSKTRRGNTEIRFVLQRNEITKASIYQLQLLDVIKSIKSIPDTDIDKSCARMLVLLSELNERQINALMRMAQLYPPRVIALLGALLQQMGCKLDLSALRGRLNPISSYNYGISQTVLSFSQQWKIK, from the coding sequence ATGACAACAGCAAAGAAAATAGAACAAATTGTAAGCGAATTCCCTGAGGACTTTGTCTTTACCTATCGTGACCTGGGGCTAACTGCCGAGGATAGTGCCAATGTCATCAAAAAATTGAATCGGCTGGCAGAAAGCGGTGCCATCTCCAAGCTCTCAAAAGGGAGATTTTTCAAGCCCAAGAAAAGTATGTTTGGCGCCCTTAATCCACCAGTTGAAGAGGTCGTGAAGGACCTTTTGGTGAAAAATGGCAAGATTATCGGCTATCTCACAAACTATAGCGTGTACAACCAATTGGGACTGACTTCACAGATACCAAATACGATTGTTATCGGCTCCAACACGAAACGCAGCAAAACTCGAAGGGGGAACACAGAAATCAGATTTGTTTTACAGAGAAACGAGATAACAAAAGCGAGCATTTACCAGCTCCAATTGCTTGATGTCATCAAGTCGATTAAATCAATTCCCGATACTGACATTGATAAATCTTGTGCCCGAATGTTGGTTTTATTATCGGAGTTGAACGAACGGCAAATAAACGCGTTAATGCGTATGGCACAGCTCTATCCTCCAAGGGTCATCGCTCTACTCGGAGCGTTGCTACAACAAATGGGCTGCAAATTAGACTTAAGTGCATTACGGGGTCGGCTGAATCCAATCAGTTCCTATAACTACGGCATTTCACAAACTGTTTTATCGTTCTCTCAACAATGGAAAATCAAATGA
- a CDS encoding Fic family protein: protein MLINAIREDAVTMCMIQKRLNIASRSFIQMKMLKPAIAQGYVLRAFPDKPSHSKQRYYLSEKGAKLVKIIISTDKLLGCPKCKFCPWAAHEEQKL from the coding sequence ATGTTAATTAATGCTATTAGAGAAGACGCTGTAACGATGTGCATGATACAAAAACGATTGAACATTGCTAGTCGTAGCTTCATCCAGATGAAAATGCTAAAGCCGGCCATCGCACAAGGCTATGTCCTGCGAGCATTCCCCGACAAGCCGAGCCACTCTAAACAGCGTTATTATCTTTCAGAGAAAGGGGCGAAACTGGTAAAAATAATTATTTCTACTGATAAACTTTTAGGGTGTCCAAAGTGCAAATTTTGCCCTTGGGCTGCCCACGAAGAGCAAAAACTGTAA
- a CDS encoding helix-turn-helix domain-containing protein, producing the protein MEKKKEESNEKEELTLQNVPKAVNYLINEIAEMRAVLEHIESQLGLGVDKHRPIDEERAAEILGQTKNVIKKMVRAREIPHYDKGRKIYFFEDELIKWVEQSRVKTFEEEYKRHRKLY; encoded by the coding sequence ATGGAAAAGAAAAAAGAAGAAAGCAACGAGAAAGAGGAACTGACTCTTCAGAATGTTCCTAAAGCAGTCAATTATTTGATAAACGAGATTGCTGAAATGAGAGCAGTATTAGAACATATTGAATCACAATTAGGACTCGGAGTTGACAAGCACCGACCAATTGATGAAGAGAGAGCAGCAGAAATCCTTGGACAAACAAAAAACGTAATCAAGAAGATGGTGCGTGCTAGAGAAATACCTCATTATGATAAAGGTAGAAAAATATACTTCTTTGAGGATGAACTCATAAAATGGGTTGAACAGTCAAGGGTGAAAACATTTGAAGAAGAGTATAAACGCCATAGAAAATTATATTAG
- a CDS encoding AAA family ATPase: protein MKRTSLSSHISMLAGKLPVLKMAAIYGANGAGKSNLVKALEFIRAFALNKNFIKSIELKNFFYLLKEDAMKAPICLAIEFENQNRFFFYEIEISQRDIEKEGLYETFPLDNKVEPIFERKRLKVTFADSTTVDDAIVEATKKMLAKNPMASLLALNGEFPIVQDPRCKFAAKWFKGQLEIIGVHSFLPTLIDLLRDNKPMMEFARKLIYDLEVGVNDMNMAESDFDQWAKNHINLANTLPGDIDKVKSMSLNANNTPVLSISMEDGVRKVYQLMFDNIGKDGYVGHLDTSSQSDGTLRALTLLPALYYAKMGKTVVVDEINCCLSPTMVKGIVEFFSKTIDTVGQLIFTTHEEQLLDERDILRSDEIWFVDKKEGASIIYSHNDFKEHHTISPMRGYKEGRYGAIRYINLLQKNGQETDI from the coding sequence ATGAAGCGTACTTCGCTGTCTAGCCATATCTCAATGTTGGCTGGCAAATTGCCTGTACTTAAAATGGCGGCTATTTATGGGGCGAATGGCGCGGGTAAATCTAATTTAGTTAAGGCTCTTGAATTTATTAGAGCATTTGCTTTGAATAAAAACTTTATCAAAAGCATTGAACTTAAAAATTTCTTCTATCTGTTGAAAGAAGATGCAATGAAGGCTCCCATTTGCTTAGCGATTGAATTTGAAAACCAGAACAGATTTTTTTTCTATGAGATAGAAATTTCTCAGAGAGATATCGAAAAAGAGGGCTTGTATGAGACTTTCCCATTAGATAATAAAGTAGAACCTATTTTTGAACGAAAAAGGCTAAAAGTCACATTTGCAGATAGCACAACAGTAGATGATGCTATAGTCGAGGCAACAAAGAAAATGCTGGCAAAGAATCCTATGGCTTCATTGTTAGCCTTAAATGGTGAGTTCCCAATTGTGCAAGATCCGAGATGTAAGTTTGCAGCCAAGTGGTTCAAAGGGCAACTTGAGATAATTGGTGTACATTCATTTCTGCCTACTCTTATCGACTTATTACGTGACAACAAACCAATGATGGAGTTTGCCCGCAAACTTATCTATGACCTTGAAGTTGGAGTGAATGATATGAATATGGCTGAAAGTGATTTTGATCAATGGGCAAAAAATCACATTAATTTAGCAAATACTCTACCTGGGGATATTGACAAGGTGAAATCAATGTCGTTGAACGCTAATAACACACCGGTTCTGTCTATCAGTATGGAGGATGGAGTGAGGAAAGTTTACCAGCTAATGTTTGACAATATTGGCAAAGATGGATACGTTGGACATTTGGACACTAGTTCTCAGTCGGATGGTACTTTGCGTGCACTTACGCTTTTACCCGCTTTGTATTATGCAAAAATGGGAAAGACGGTGGTGGTGGATGAAATCAATTGTTGCCTAAGTCCTACTATGGTGAAAGGTATCGTAGAATTCTTCTCTAAGACTATTGATACTGTAGGTCAGCTGATATTTACCACCCATGAAGAGCAACTACTAGACGAACGTGATATACTTCGTTCGGACGAGATATGGTTTGTGGACAAGAAAGAAGGTGCATCGATCATTTATTCTCATAACGACTTCAAGGAGCATCACACCATTTCACCTATGCGTGGATATAAAGAAGGTAGATACGGTGCTATCCGTTACATAAATCTGCTTCAGAAGAATGGACAGGAAACTGACATATAA